The Megalobrama amblycephala isolate DHTTF-2021 linkage group LG7, ASM1881202v1, whole genome shotgun sequence genome window below encodes:
- the LOC125272039 gene encoding mucin-5AC-like, with amino-acid sequence MQQQRTLTTTTTPETSSTVAPTSTTVAATTTISDTTTTADATTTTLATTTTPETSSTVAPTSTTVAATTTISDTTTTADATTTTLATTTTPETSSTVAPTLTTDAATTTISDTTTTIGATTTTLATTTTPETSSTVAPTSTTVAATTTISDTTTTADATTTTLATTSTPETSSTVAPSSTTVAPTSTTVAATTTISDTTTTADATTTTLATTSTPETSSTVAPSSTTVAPTSTTDAAITTISDTTTTADATTTTLATTSTPETSSTVAPSSTTVAPTSTTVAATTTISDTTTTADATTTTLATTSTPETSSTVAPSSTTVAPTSTTDAATTTISDTTTTADATTTTLATTSTPETSSTVAPTFTTDAATTTISDTTTTIGATTTTLATTTTPETSSTVAPTSTTVAATTTISDTTTTADATTTTLATTSTPETSSTVAPSSTTVAATTTISDTTTTADATTTTLATTTTPETSSTVAPSSTTVAATTTISDTTTTADATTTTLATTTTPETSSTVAPTLTTDAATTTISDTTTTIVQQQQLWLPQPPLKHPQL; translated from the exons ATGCAACAACAACGAACTTTGACTACCACAACCACCCCTGAAACATCCTCAACTGTAGCGCCAACATCGACAACTGTTGCAGCAACCACAACTATATCTGACACCACAACAACAGctgatgcaacaacaacaactttggCTACCACAACCACCCCTGAAACATCCTCAACTGTAGCGCCAACATCGACAACTGTTGCAGCAACCACAACTATATCTGACACCACAACAACAGctgatgcaacaacaacaactttggCTACCACAACCACCCCTGAAACATCCTCAACTGTAGCGCCAACATTGACAACTGATGCAGCAACCACAACAATATCTGACACCACAACGACTATTggtgcaacaacaacaactttggCTACCACAACCACCCCTGAAACATCCTCAACTGTAGCGCCAACATCGACAACTGTTGCAGCAACCACAACTATATCTGACACCACAACAACAGctgatgcaacaacaacaaccttgGCTACCACAAGCACCCCTGAAACATCCTCAACTGTTGCGCCATCATCGACAACTGTAGCGCCAACATCGACAACTGTTGCAGCAACCACAACTATATCTGACACCACAACAACAGctgatgcaacaacaacaaccttgGCTACCACAAGCACCCCTGAAACATCCTCAACTGTTGCGCCATCATCGACAACTGTAGCACCAACATCGACAACTGATGCAGCAATCACAACTATATCTGACACCACAACAACAGctgatgcaacaacaacaaccttgGCTACCACAAGCACCCCTGAAACATCCTCAACTGTTGCGCCATCATCGACAACTGTAGCGCCAAC ATCGACAACTGTTGCAGCAACCACAACTATATCTGACACCACAACAACAGctgatgcaacaacaacaaccttgGCTACCACAAGCACCCCTGAAACATCCTCAACTGTTGCACCATCATCGACAACTGTAGCGCCAACATCGACAACTGATGCAGCAACCACAACTATATCTGACACCACAACAACAGctgatgcaacaacaacaactttggCTACCACAAGCACCCCTGAAACATCCTCAACTGTAGCGCCAACATTTACAACTGATGCAGCAACCACAACAATATCTGACACCACAACGACTATTggtgcaacaacaacaactttggCTACCACAACCACCCCTGAAACATCCTCAACTGTAGCGCCAAC ATCGACAACTGTTGCAGCAACCACAACTATATCTGACACCACAACAACAGctgatgcaacaacaacaaccttgGCTACCACAAGCACCCCTGAAACATCCTCAACTGTTGCGCCATCATCAACAACTGTTGCAGCAACCACAACTATATCTGACACCACAACAACAGctgatgcaacaacaacaactttggCTACCACAACCACCCCTGAAACATCCTCAACTGTTGCGCCATCATCAACAACTGTTGCAGCAACCACAACTATATCTGACACCACAACAACAGctgatgcaacaacaacaactttggCTACCACAACCACCCCTGAAACATCCTCAA